One window of Novosphingobium sp. P6W genomic DNA carries:
- a CDS encoding TrbG/VirB9 family P-type conjugative transfer protein produces the protein MIRATMRNLAAAVSLGALTLAAPAQADERLVAHAFSDNEVVRIDGRAGVQATIAFGQGEAIENVAVGDSQAWQITPNKRADLLFVKPLESTARTNMTVVTNRHTYFFDLVATTKARPLYMLRFTYKDEAKMAADGSGLASLDPAEQALAAGNPLGMPSDPAALNFAWKRVGVEKLMPSRVYDDGMSTYLLWPDKAAIPAILVTNEKGDEGPVNYAVRGATIVLEDVPNSIVLRSGKSKAELVNSLPLASRPAPAAPAATPVPTLQPVVATATPSSPTPSAGTAAPTSSGN, from the coding sequence ATGATCCGCGCAACCATGCGCAACCTCGCCGCCGCAGTGAGCCTGGGCGCGCTGACGCTGGCTGCTCCGGCGCAGGCCGATGAGCGGCTTGTCGCCCACGCCTTCAGCGACAACGAGGTCGTGCGTATCGACGGCCGGGCCGGTGTGCAGGCGACCATCGCCTTCGGCCAGGGCGAGGCCATCGAAAACGTCGCGGTCGGCGATTCGCAGGCCTGGCAGATCACGCCGAACAAGCGTGCGGACCTGCTCTTCGTGAAGCCGCTCGAAAGCACGGCGCGCACCAATATGACGGTGGTGACCAACCGCCACACCTATTTCTTCGACCTTGTCGCCACCACCAAGGCAAGGCCGCTCTACATGCTGCGCTTTACCTACAAGGACGAGGCGAAAATGGCGGCAGACGGCAGCGGACTTGCATCGCTCGACCCGGCCGAACAGGCGCTGGCCGCCGGCAATCCTCTGGGCATGCCGTCCGACCCGGCGGCGCTCAACTTCGCGTGGAAGCGCGTCGGCGTCGAGAAGCTGATGCCCTCGCGCGTCTACGACGATGGCATGTCGACTTACCTGCTATGGCCGGACAAGGCGGCGATTCCTGCGATCCTCGTCACCAACGAGAAGGGCGACGAAGGCCCGGTGAACTATGCCGTGCGCGGCGCCACGATCGTGCTGGAGGACGTGCCGAACTCGATCGTCCTGCGCTCGGGGAAGTCGAAAGCGGAACTGGTGAATTCGTTGCCTCTCGCCTCGCGTCCGGCACCGGCCGCGCCTGCAGCTACGCCGGTTCCCACGCTCCAGCCTGTCGTGGCAACTGCTACTCCATCTTCGCCCACGCCGTCCGCCGGGACAGCGGCACCCACTTCTTCGGGGAACTGA
- a CDS encoding VirB4 family type IV secretion/conjugal transfer ATPase: MAKSFKSPLKGWGAKEVLAGERLPYAALVDENVVRLRDGSVMLSLMVPGLAFETADTDELNAHVATREVLLRSSLDARFVLYHHVIRRRVEIEMDGRFDDSLAAHIDARWRARTSSGALFVNDQFITLVRRPARGKAGWADKLSRMMKSKAESVEADPGDVRALKAAASAMVASLGAYGARLLGDYEGAAGQCSEVLELLSALYNGEMRPVRRPSDDTDIGHMLPYRRASFGMDALELRGATGGGFGSIVSLKEYPDSTAPGLTDALLRLPCELVLTETYAPSDRQIARERIDLAVRRLRSADEEAAAERREMSAARDALGTGAVGFGDHHLTVLVRADTLDQLDEVTASCAAALADAGAIAVREDVNLEPAFWGQLPGNESFIVRRALISSANMACFGSLHGFAMGQASGNHWGDAVTLLSTTSSTPFFFNFHQGDLGNFTVIGPSGSGKTVVMNFLAAQAQKFAPRTILFDKDRGAEVFLRGIGGNYSRIAAGHPTGFNPLSLPDTAANRAFLRDWLGVLLAAKGPEELSTIAGAVDAAYHNDPLLRRLSHFRELLAGARRPEAGDLASRLDAWLQGGEHGWLFDNQHDRLDLSQRVLGFDMTALLESPRLRTPVMMYLFHRIDERLDGEPTMILIDEGWKALDDEVFAARIRDWLKTLRKRNALVGFATQSARDALDSKIATALVEQTATMIFMPNSRARAEDYCEGFGLSQHELDVIRTLPVHSRCFLIRQADTSVVVRLDLAGMPEVLTVLSGRESTVRKLDQLRERYGDAPEGWYPVLTGMQWPAEGEGGELWTEAAE, encoded by the coding sequence ATGGCCAAGAGCTTCAAATCGCCGCTGAAGGGCTGGGGAGCGAAGGAAGTGCTCGCCGGTGAACGGCTGCCCTATGCCGCGCTGGTGGACGAGAACGTCGTGCGCCTGCGCGATGGCTCGGTCATGCTCTCGCTGATGGTGCCCGGGTTGGCTTTCGAGACTGCCGACACCGACGAACTCAACGCCCATGTCGCCACCCGCGAAGTGCTGCTGCGCTCCTCGCTCGATGCGCGCTTCGTGCTGTATCATCACGTTATCCGCCGCCGCGTGGAGATCGAGATGGACGGCCGGTTCGACGATTCGCTCGCGGCGCATATCGATGCACGCTGGCGTGCGCGCACGTCCTCGGGCGCGTTGTTCGTCAACGACCAGTTCATTACCTTGGTGCGCCGTCCCGCACGCGGCAAGGCGGGCTGGGCCGACAAGCTGTCGCGCATGATGAAGTCGAAAGCCGAATCGGTCGAGGCCGATCCCGGTGACGTTCGCGCGCTCAAGGCCGCTGCTTCGGCGATGGTCGCCTCGCTCGGTGCCTACGGGGCGCGGCTGCTGGGCGACTACGAGGGCGCGGCCGGCCAATGTTCAGAGGTGCTTGAACTGCTTTCGGCGCTCTACAACGGCGAAATGCGGCCGGTGCGCCGCCCCTCGGACGACACCGACATCGGCCACATGCTGCCGTATCGCCGCGCCAGTTTCGGCATGGACGCGCTGGAACTGCGCGGCGCGACCGGCGGCGGCTTCGGCTCGATTGTGTCCCTGAAGGAATACCCTGATTCCACCGCGCCGGGGCTTACGGACGCGCTGCTGCGTCTGCCCTGCGAACTGGTGCTGACCGAAACTTACGCCCCGTCCGACCGCCAGATTGCCCGTGAACGTATCGACCTTGCCGTGCGCCGCCTACGCAGCGCTGACGAGGAGGCGGCAGCTGAACGCCGCGAGATGTCCGCCGCGCGCGATGCCCTGGGCACCGGCGCAGTCGGCTTTGGCGATCATCACCTGACGGTTCTGGTCCGCGCCGATACGCTGGACCAGCTCGACGAAGTCACCGCTTCGTGTGCCGCTGCGCTGGCCGATGCCGGCGCGATCGCGGTGCGCGAGGATGTGAACCTCGAACCCGCATTCTGGGGCCAGCTTCCCGGCAACGAAAGCTTCATCGTGCGCCGCGCGCTGATTTCCAGCGCAAACATGGCCTGCTTCGGCAGCCTGCACGGCTTTGCCATGGGGCAGGCGAGCGGCAACCACTGGGGCGATGCGGTCACCCTGCTGTCGACAACCAGTTCGACGCCGTTCTTCTTCAACTTCCACCAGGGTGACCTCGGTAACTTCACCGTCATCGGCCCGTCGGGTTCAGGTAAGACGGTGGTCATGAACTTCCTTGCCGCGCAGGCACAGAAGTTCGCGCCGCGCACCATCCTGTTCGACAAGGATCGCGGCGCAGAAGTGTTCCTGCGCGGCATCGGCGGGAACTACAGCCGCATCGCGGCCGGCCACCCCACTGGTTTCAACCCGCTCTCACTGCCTGACACCGCCGCCAACCGTGCTTTCCTGCGCGACTGGCTAGGCGTGCTGCTTGCCGCGAAGGGGCCGGAGGAGCTTTCGACTATCGCGGGCGCGGTCGACGCCGCGTATCACAACGACCCATTGCTGCGCCGCCTGTCGCACTTTCGCGAACTGCTCGCCGGCGCGCGCCGTCCCGAAGCGGGCGACTTGGCGTCGCGCCTCGACGCCTGGCTGCAGGGGGGCGAGCATGGCTGGCTGTTCGATAACCAGCACGACCGTCTCGACCTGAGCCAGCGTGTTCTCGGCTTCGACATGACCGCACTGCTGGAAAGCCCGCGGCTGCGTACGCCGGTCATGATGTACCTGTTCCACCGCATCGACGAGCGCCTTGACGGCGAGCCGACGATGATCCTCATCGACGAGGGCTGGAAGGCGCTCGACGACGAGGTCTTCGCGGCCCGTATCCGTGACTGGCTCAAGACGCTGCGCAAGCGCAATGCGCTGGTGGGATTCGCCACCCAGTCGGCGCGCGATGCGCTGGATTCCAAGATCGCCACGGCCTTGGTCGAACAGACCGCGACGATGATCTTCATGCCCAATTCGCGCGCGCGGGCCGAGGATTACTGCGAGGGCTTCGGCCTGTCGCAGCATGAACTTGACGTCATCCGCACGCTGCCGGTGCATTCGCGCTGCTTCCTGATCCGTCAGGCCGATACCTCGGTGGTGGTGCGCCTCGACCTTGCCGGTATGCCTGAGGTTCTCACCGTGTTGTCGGGCCGTGAGAGCACTGTACGCAAGCTTGACCAGCTTCGTGAACGCTATGGTGATGCGCCGGAAGGCTGGTATCCGGTCCTGACTGGAATGCAGTGGCCGGCAGAGGGTGAAGGCGGCGAACTCTGGACCGAGGCGGCGGAGTAA
- a CDS encoding TrbI/VirB10 family protein codes for MAPNSSIRERFSRADATDPRDGEGAQVIDLATRNVLPQVSQRKKADGLGLAAGVLIVAALGGLTLWSMDSARNPAGLKPAVPAPQPLPAPAAVVTAPAPAVMPAPLPEPAPAPVLAAPPATAAVPQANPYASPTVVFDVGTGTAVAVGGAAGEAAKGGTANDDFAARIGGPGTTAAASHSFDPATTVTQGTLIPAVLETAIDTDVPGYVRAIVSTDVRSFDGKRVLVPRSSRLIGQYKSGLTAGQKRAYVIWSRLIRPDGVSVNLGSPAVSFGGETGLPGKVNSHFFERFGSAMLLSVVGGLTTLASSGSNVIVSGGGSAASSAVQSGAQIGPTIRVRQGEPIRVFTAKDLDFSQVQ; via the coding sequence ATGGCGCCGAATTCCTCGATCCGCGAACGCTTTTCCCGTGCCGACGCAACCGATCCGCGTGACGGTGAGGGTGCTCAGGTCATCGACCTGGCCACCCGCAACGTCCTGCCGCAGGTCAGCCAGCGCAAAAAGGCAGATGGCCTCGGTCTTGCCGCCGGTGTCCTTATCGTCGCGGCGCTGGGCGGGCTGACGCTGTGGTCGATGGACTCGGCGCGCAATCCGGCAGGCCTCAAGCCGGCGGTTCCGGCGCCGCAACCGCTCCCGGCGCCTGCCGCCGTGGTTACTGCGCCCGCCCCGGCGGTTATGCCGGCGCCGCTTCCCGAGCCCGCCCCCGCCCCGGTACTTGCCGCGCCGCCTGCGACCGCGGCAGTCCCCCAGGCCAATCCTTATGCCAGCCCCACGGTCGTTTTCGACGTGGGGACCGGCACGGCCGTGGCCGTCGGGGGAGCCGCGGGCGAAGCTGCGAAAGGCGGCACCGCCAACGACGATTTTGCTGCCCGCATCGGCGGCCCCGGGACGACTGCGGCGGCCAGCCATTCTTTCGATCCGGCCACCACGGTAACGCAGGGCACGCTGATCCCCGCCGTGCTGGAAACCGCGATCGACACTGATGTGCCCGGCTATGTCCGCGCTATCGTTTCGACCGACGTGCGCAGCTTCGACGGCAAGCGCGTACTGGTCCCGCGCTCCTCGCGCCTGATCGGCCAGTACAAGAGCGGCCTGACGGCGGGCCAGAAGCGGGCCTATGTCATCTGGTCGCGCCTGATCCGCCCGGACGGAGTCTCGGTGAATCTGGGTTCGCCCGCTGTTTCCTTCGGCGGCGAGACTGGCCTGCCCGGCAAGGTCAACAGCCATTTCTTCGAGCGTTTCGGCTCGGCGATGCTGCTTTCGGTGGTCGGCGGACTGACGACGCTGGCGTCCAGCGGTTCGAACGTGATCGTGTCCGGCGGCGGTTCCGCGGCATCGAGCGCGGTGCAGAGCGGCGCGCAGATCGGCCCGACCATCCGCGTGCGTCAGGGTGAGCCGATCCGCGTGTTCACTGCCAAGGATCTGGACTTCAGCCAGGTCCAGTGA
- a CDS encoding type IV secretion system protein: MANACEQLTEVASAGVAPALRAVDCVANEMAASAFGRLFGAGGAMGPVLTILLTLYIAFFAFSLLTGRSSLGISALTPRMLRLGVVLTFATSWIAYQGVVWNLAVGGPDWIAGVLMGAKGSATQLFGDRIDIVFSAINDISEATSNAGGAAQDGGGAAAAGAAVAAKGAGGLFTPESVMWMGALLLLLGTVGVLLTARIALGVLLALGPIFVIMALFGGTRGLTAGWLRGVVLTAVTPLFVVLGGGITLELLVPIISGLVENANAGEIDGRGAMAFFLVASVHVALMVMVVKVAATMVSGWQVFGLGADNERERSGSSGQAAAPAPASAPAPAASSYQGRTSVIAAAGASAMAEAPGQGHSSGGRSGDRRTVVTQVVGGGIEPLRQGESAPRARGIGSRFRASNDTGRSPAKEKTR; this comes from the coding sequence ATGGCGAACGCCTGCGAACAGCTCACCGAAGTCGCTTCCGCCGGGGTCGCCCCGGCGCTGCGCGCTGTCGACTGCGTAGCCAACGAGATGGCCGCTTCCGCATTCGGACGGCTGTTCGGCGCGGGCGGGGCGATGGGGCCGGTCCTTACGATCCTGCTTACGCTCTACATCGCCTTTTTCGCGTTCTCGCTGCTTACCGGGCGTTCCAGCCTTGGCATTTCAGCGCTCACCCCGCGCATGTTGCGTCTGGGCGTGGTACTGACGTTTGCCACCAGCTGGATCGCCTATCAGGGCGTGGTCTGGAACCTCGCCGTAGGTGGACCGGACTGGATCGCGGGCGTGCTGATGGGGGCAAAAGGCTCGGCGACGCAGCTTTTCGGTGACCGGATCGATATTGTCTTCAGCGCCATCAACGACATTTCCGAAGCCACTTCCAACGCAGGCGGCGCAGCGCAGGACGGCGGCGGTGCGGCCGCTGCCGGTGCCGCCGTTGCCGCCAAGGGCGCAGGCGGGCTGTTCACGCCCGAAAGCGTGATGTGGATGGGCGCGCTGCTGCTGCTGCTGGGCACTGTGGGCGTGCTGCTTACCGCGCGCATCGCGCTGGGCGTGCTGCTCGCTCTGGGGCCGATCTTCGTCATAATGGCGCTGTTCGGCGGCACGCGCGGGCTGACCGCAGGCTGGCTGCGCGGTGTAGTGCTGACCGCCGTTACCCCGCTGTTCGTAGTGCTGGGCGGCGGGATCACGCTGGAACTGCTTGTGCCGATCATTTCCGGCCTCGTCGAGAACGCCAATGCCGGCGAGATCGACGGGCGCGGAGCAATGGCGTTCTTCCTTGTCGCCTCGGTGCATGTCGCGCTGATGGTGATGGTGGTGAAAGTGGCCGCGACGATGGTGTCGGGCTGGCAGGTCTTTGGTCTGGGCGCCGATAATGAGCGAGAACGCTCGGGCTCCTCCGGGCAGGCTGCGGCGCCGGCTCCGGCCAGTGCGCCCGCGCCTGCGGCTTCCAGCTATCAGGGCCGCACTTCGGTGATTGCTGCGGCAGGTGCTTCCGCCATGGCCGAAGCGCCGGGGCAAGGACATAGCAGCGGCGGGCGTTCGGGTGACCGCCGAACCGTGGTAACGCAAGTCGTGGGCGGCGGCATCGAACCCTTGCGGCAGGGCGAATCGGCCCCGCGCGCTCGCGGGATCGGCAGCCGCTTTCGCGCATCGAACGACACCGGCAGATCGCCGGCGAAGGAGAAGACACGATGA
- a CDS encoding exopolyphosphatase, with product MIGISQSSAKRAIIDIGSNTVRLVVYNGPPRAPVVVLNEKVNARLGKDLGRTGAISDKSMRAALAALARFAALLRLMGVDNVECVATAAARDAANGPEFLDAVRSFGLSPRLLSGEEEARASATGVIAAFPGARGVVADLGGGSLELVEIDAQGIRPGGITLPFGTLRLPDMRALGPQKFAGAVRAGLDARGWDAASNRARGLPLYIVGGSWRALALQAMRVLGWPVDDPHGFELPASEALHLAREFAKGKVEDPDPRISSSRLATLPDAAALMAQTIGNLHPSHLVFSSWGLREGLLHMQLPAAVQQESPMLASVAAFAQGARVDADDAARVALWTAPACPGADDDRDLRTAAGLLALAAMRTEPNMRTEEALTWALRKRWIGLDMRGRGMMAMTVFANSGLTAAPTDFARLAEKADLDRAIGWGLAVRLCRRLTGGTAQGMAASGLTIEGDVLVLSLGEPAGPLYGPGNGKDLKTLADWLGLTWRVQTREGALIEA from the coding sequence ATGATCGGCATTAGCCAGTCCAGCGCCAAGCGCGCCATCATCGACATCGGCTCGAACACGGTGCGCCTTGTCGTCTACAATGGGCCGCCGCGTGCGCCCGTCGTCGTGCTCAACGAGAAGGTCAACGCCCGGCTCGGCAAGGACCTCGGCCGTACCGGCGCGATCTCCGACAAGTCGATGCGCGCTGCACTGGCGGCGCTGGCCCGCTTCGCGGCACTGCTGCGGCTGATGGGGGTGGACAACGTCGAATGCGTCGCCACCGCCGCCGCGCGTGACGCCGCCAACGGCCCTGAATTCCTTGACGCCGTGCGCAGCTTCGGCCTTTCCCCCCGCCTGCTTTCCGGCGAGGAAGAGGCCCGTGCCAGCGCCACCGGCGTGATCGCCGCCTTCCCCGGCGCGCGCGGCGTGGTGGCGGATCTTGGTGGTGGCAGCCTCGAACTGGTTGAGATCGACGCGCAGGGCATCCGCCCCGGCGGCATCACCCTGCCCTTCGGCACCCTGCGCCTGCCCGACATGCGCGCGCTGGGTCCGCAGAAATTCGCCGGTGCCGTGCGCGCAGGCCTCGATGCAAGGGGCTGGGATGCGGCCAGCAACCGCGCTCGCGGGTTGCCGCTCTACATCGTCGGCGGTTCGTGGCGGGCACTGGCTCTTCAGGCAATGCGCGTGCTGGGCTGGCCGGTGGACGATCCGCATGGCTTTGAACTTCCCGCTTCGGAAGCGCTCCACCTTGCCCGCGAATTCGCGAAGGGCAAGGTGGAGGACCCGGACCCGCGCATCTCCAGCTCGCGCCTGGCCACCCTGCCCGATGCCGCGGCCCTGATGGCGCAGACGATCGGCAACCTGCACCCTTCGCATCTGGTCTTCTCGTCGTGGGGTCTGCGCGAGGGACTGCTGCACATGCAGCTGCCCGCCGCCGTCCAGCAGGAAAGCCCCATGCTGGCCAGCGTTGCCGCCTTTGCGCAGGGCGCGCGCGTTGACGCAGACGATGCCGCGCGCGTGGCCCTGTGGACCGCTCCGGCCTGCCCGGGCGCCGATGACGACCGTGACCTGCGGACCGCTGCCGGCCTGCTCGCCCTTGCCGCGATGCGCACCGAGCCCAACATGCGCACCGAGGAAGCGCTGACCTGGGCCCTGCGCAAACGCTGGATCGGCCTCGACATGCGCGGCCGCGGGATGATGGCGATGACCGTATTCGCCAATTCGGGCCTCACCGCAGCGCCGACCGATTTTGCCCGGCTGGCCGAAAAGGCCGACCTCGACCGCGCGATCGGCTGGGGCCTGGCCGTGCGCCTCTGCCGCCGCCTGACCGGCGGCACCGCGCAGGGTATGGCGGCCTCCGGGCTGACGATAGAAGGCGATGTGCTGGTGCTGTCGCTGGGTGAACCGGCTGGTCCGCTCTACGGCCCCGGCAATGGCAAGGACCTCAAGACGCTGGCCGACTGGCTGGGCCTGACCTGGCGGGTACAGACACGCGAAGGTGCGCTGATCGAAGCGTGA
- the virB11 gene encoding P-type DNA transfer ATPase VirB11: MADILTLQPQLAQSPVADVIADAAAARSVYLDAYLAPLRPWLERETVTEILVNRPGEIWVEDAALSGMQCVALPQMDNRLLQRLAEQVARISHQGINREHPLLSATLPAYGGQSGARIQLVGPPATRANWALAIRRHRLLELPLDAYDRGPITVPAEAPTPDPMAEPIAFLRDAIRRRRTILISGGTSTGKTTFLNAMLTEIPEHERVVLVEDTAELRLPGANGVGLIAVKGELGEAKVSANDLLQAALRLRPDRIVLGELRGTETVSFLRAINTGHPGSFSTVHANSPRGALEQIALMSMQTGIGLTRAETLEYAASVIDIVVQLDRSGGKRGISAIAQSSTLV, translated from the coding sequence ATGGCCGATATTCTCACCTTGCAGCCGCAATTGGCGCAGTCCCCCGTGGCTGATGTGATCGCCGATGCCGCCGCCGCGCGCAGCGTCTATCTTGACGCCTACCTCGCGCCTTTGCGCCCTTGGCTGGAGCGCGAGACGGTCACCGAAATCCTCGTTAACCGCCCCGGCGAGATCTGGGTCGAGGATGCCGCGCTTTCAGGAATGCAGTGCGTGGCATTGCCGCAGATGGACAACCGCCTCTTGCAGCGCCTCGCCGAACAGGTCGCGCGGATCAGCCATCAGGGCATCAACCGCGAACACCCGCTGCTTTCGGCGACGCTGCCGGCTTATGGCGGTCAGTCGGGCGCGCGTATCCAGCTTGTCGGCCCGCCTGCCACGCGCGCCAACTGGGCGTTGGCGATTCGCCGGCACCGGCTGCTGGAACTGCCGCTGGATGCCTATGATCGCGGGCCGATCACGGTGCCGGCCGAAGCGCCGACGCCCGATCCCATGGCCGAGCCGATCGCGTTCCTGCGCGACGCCATCCGCCGCCGCCGCACGATCCTGATTTCCGGCGGTACGTCTACCGGCAAGACCACGTTCCTTAACGCGATGCTCACGGAAATCCCTGAGCACGAACGCGTCGTGCTGGTGGAGGACACTGCCGAACTGCGCCTGCCCGGCGCCAATGGCGTGGGTCTCATCGCGGTGAAGGGCGAACTGGGCGAGGCCAAGGTTTCGGCCAACGACCTGCTGCAGGCGGCTCTGCGCCTGCGCCCCGACCGTATCGTGCTGGGCGAACTGCGCGGCACCGAGACGGTCAGCTTCCTGCGCGCCATCAACACCGGACATCCGGGTTCATTCTCGACTGTCCACGCCAACAGCCCGCGCGGCGCGCTGGAACAGATCGCGCTGATGTCGATGCAGACCGGCATTGGGCTGACGCGGGCGGAGACGCTGGAATATGCCGCGTCGGTGATCGACATCGTGGTGCAGCTCGATCGCAGCGGCGGCAAGCGCGGCATTTCGGCCATCGCGCAGAGTTCCACGCTGGTCTGA
- a CDS encoding type IV secretion system protein VirB3 — MSLARYPVHRALTRPQMFAGVTYSYFIINAALTTEIFLITKSFWTVPAALVIHGAGYLACLREPRVFDLWIAKVSKCPRVANWQRWGCNSYAP, encoded by the coding sequence ATGAGCCTGGCCCGCTACCCCGTGCACCGCGCGCTGACCCGCCCGCAGATGTTCGCGGGCGTGACGTATAGCTACTTCATCATCAACGCCGCGCTGACTACCGAAATTTTCCTTATTACCAAGAGCTTCTGGACAGTGCCGGCGGCGCTGGTGATCCACGGGGCCGGATATCTCGCGTGCCTGCGCGAACCGCGGGTTTTCGACCTGTGGATCGCCAAGGTCAGCAAATGCCCGCGCGTTGCAAACTGGCAGCGCTGGGGTTGCAACAGCTACGCGCCGTAA